A genome region from Sphaerisporangium krabiense includes the following:
- a CDS encoding protein kinase domain-containing protein, with the protein MTDRAAPPASARLLRNRYRLLLRLGSGGMGDVWLAADQVLGRQVAIKELVVADDGESLPVRRERALREARAAAGVEHPNVVEIYDVFEERGRPWIVMAYVKGRSLRALMDEGRMEERDLAKIGVRVLGALNAAHRADVLHRDVKPANILISEAGRVVLVDFGIAHVSGQSTLTSRNGFIGTVEFMAPERIRGHVLGPASDMWSLGVTFFWALEGYSPFGRGDALLTMRAILDEDPPKPVRPGPLADAVARLLHKDPERRMTGHELDLVLRSVIGGASRPRPRPGGPAVPPAAHPAARPSPPPPSPPPPSGPPGSGPPPAAEPPPSGRPAEPSPARPAGPPVARQRPRSPAPATPPVASGSAARYAAMAPETAGELLAEAEPRFAAGVLLALPGAKAAAVLGAVPPKAAAGMLTAMAHSPREAAAVLRLLAPAHAGRAVDYLDRSGAAALVGRVRPGEAARILAHAGPKTGAAVLDALAVNSVLVSLVEAMAERSVRRAGRVLAYVPPAKVATLLTSLPDELSRALLDALDPSARDRVRRHLGR; encoded by the coding sequence ATGACTGACCGCGCGGCGCCGCCCGCGTCCGCCCGGCTGCTGAGGAACCGCTACCGGCTCCTGCTGCGGCTCGGCAGCGGCGGCATGGGCGACGTCTGGCTGGCCGCCGACCAGGTCCTCGGCCGCCAGGTCGCGATCAAGGAACTGGTCGTCGCCGACGACGGCGAGTCGCTCCCCGTGCGGCGCGAGCGCGCGCTGCGCGAGGCGCGCGCCGCCGCGGGCGTCGAGCACCCCAACGTCGTCGAGATCTACGACGTGTTCGAGGAGCGGGGCCGCCCCTGGATCGTCATGGCCTACGTCAAGGGCCGCTCGCTGCGCGCCCTGATGGACGAGGGCAGGATGGAGGAGCGCGACCTGGCCAAGATCGGGGTCCGCGTCCTCGGCGCCCTGAACGCGGCGCACCGCGCCGACGTCCTGCACCGCGACGTCAAGCCCGCCAACATCCTGATCAGCGAGGCCGGCCGCGTCGTCCTGGTGGACTTCGGCATCGCCCACGTGTCCGGCCAGAGCACGCTCACCTCCCGCAACGGGTTCATCGGCACCGTGGAGTTCATGGCGCCCGAGCGGATCAGGGGCCACGTCCTCGGCCCCGCCTCGGACATGTGGTCCCTCGGCGTCACCTTCTTCTGGGCCCTTGAGGGGTACTCGCCGTTCGGCCGCGGCGACGCGCTGCTCACGATGCGCGCCATCCTCGACGAGGACCCGCCGAAGCCCGTGCGCCCCGGCCCCCTGGCCGACGCGGTGGCGCGCCTCCTTCACAAGGACCCCGAGCGCCGGATGACCGGCCACGAGCTCGACCTGGTCCTGCGCTCGGTCATCGGCGGCGCCTCCCGGCCGCGTCCCAGACCCGGCGGCCCCGCCGTGCCGCCGGCGGCGCACCCGGCCGCCCGCCCGTCGCCCCCGCCCCCGAGCCCTCCGCCCCCCTCGGGTCCGCCAGGCTCGGGTCCTCCGCCCGCCGCTGAACCTCCGCCGTCCGGGCGCCCGGCGGAGCCGTCGCCCGCGCGTCCGGCCGGCCCGCCGGTGGCACGGCAGCGGCCCCGCTCGCCCGCGCCGGCGACGCCCCCCGTGGCCTCCGGATCCGCCGCCCGCTACGCGGCGATGGCCCCCGAGACCGCGGGCGAGCTGCTGGCCGAGGCCGAGCCGCGGTTCGCCGCCGGCGTCCTGCTCGCCCTGCCCGGCGCCAAGGCCGCCGCCGTGCTCGGGGCCGTCCCGCCCAAGGCCGCCGCCGGCATGCTCACGGCCATGGCGCACAGCCCCCGCGAGGCCGCCGCGGTGCTGCGGTTGCTGGCGCCCGCCCACGCCGGGCGCGCCGTCGACTACCTGGACAGGTCCGGCGCCGCCGCCCTGGTCGGCCGCGTGCGGCCCGGCGAGGCCGCGCGGATCCTCGCGCACGCCGGCCCGAAGACCGGGGCGGCCGTGCTGGACGCGCTGGCCGTGAACTCCGTCCTGGTCTCGCTGGTCGAGGCGATGGCGGAGCGGTCGGTGCGGCGGGCCGGCCGCGTGCTCGCCTACGTCCCGCCCGCCAAGGTCGCCACGCTGCTGACCTCCCTGCCGGACGAACTGTCCCGCGCCCTGCTGGACGCCCTGGACCCCTCGGCCCGCGACCGGGTGCGACGCCACCTGGGACGCTGA
- a CDS encoding ATP-binding protein: protein MANQRHGAAPPEHNIAIWGAPGCGKTTFLAALNIALILNDSPWRIFTDDPDSQDFLTDMTTSFQEQRFPPATVTLRHYKWFFSRQPDKQPKGLFRRARPERIGLEVLDAPGGFFGADRAGSGAEREPLLENLERSRGIVYLFDPTREHRKGDAFTYLNTVLTELAGRMISKNRFAGDTLPHYLAVCVTKFDEPRVFMTAQENGLLTPNPEDPYGFPHIDSDNAEELFQELCGVSSSGYAKMVVPTLKKYFWKDHIRFFVTSSIGFYLNPATGRFDPDDYQNRLPDAAPPAPSGRGEPAGAFKIRGPAHPINVIEPMLWLGRQMSADRQGREAG, encoded by the coding sequence ATGGCCAACCAGCGACACGGCGCCGCCCCGCCCGAGCACAACATCGCGATCTGGGGCGCGCCCGGCTGCGGCAAGACGACCTTCCTCGCCGCGCTCAACATCGCCCTCATCCTCAACGACAGCCCGTGGCGGATCTTCACCGACGATCCCGACTCCCAGGACTTCCTCACCGACATGACCACGTCGTTCCAGGAGCAGAGGTTCCCGCCCGCGACGGTCACGCTCCGCCACTACAAGTGGTTCTTCAGCAGGCAGCCCGACAAGCAGCCGAAAGGGCTGTTCCGCAGGGCGCGCCCCGAACGGATCGGGCTGGAGGTGCTGGACGCCCCGGGCGGGTTCTTCGGCGCCGACCGCGCCGGTTCGGGGGCCGAGCGCGAGCCGCTGCTGGAGAACCTGGAGAGAAGCCGGGGCATCGTCTACCTTTTCGATCCCACGCGCGAGCACAGGAAGGGCGACGCGTTCACCTACCTGAACACCGTGCTCACCGAGCTCGCCGGGCGGATGATCTCGAAGAACCGGTTCGCCGGTGATACTTTGCCCCACTATTTGGCGGTTTGCGTCACCAAATTCGACGAGCCGCGCGTCTTCATGACGGCTCAGGAGAACGGACTGCTGACGCCGAACCCGGAGGACCCCTACGGCTTTCCGCACATCGACAGCGACAACGCCGAGGAGCTGTTCCAGGAATTGTGCGGCGTCTCCTCCAGCGGGTACGCCAAGATGGTCGTGCCCACGCTGAAAAAGTATTTCTGGAAGGACCACATCAGGTTCTTCGTGACCTCCTCCATCGGGTTCTACCTGAACCCGGCCACGGGACGGTTCGACCCGGACGACTACCAGAACCGGCTGCCCGACGCCGCGCCGCCCGCCCCCTCCGGCCGCGGCGAGCCCGCCGGCGCCTTCAAGATCCGCGGCCCGGCGCACCCCATCAACGTGATCGAGCCCATGCTGTGGCTCGGGCGGCAGATGTCCGCCGACCGGCAGGGCAGGGAGGCGGGGTGA
- a CDS encoding DUF4407 domain-containing protein → MRKFLIVLSGARPEILERCPTDRGKFEGIGGAVLTTSVLATISMSFALGSALGLSYFVAVPAGILWGLAILSLDRWLVGSIPAEGRRRWRLAVPRVLMAVLLGVVISTPLVLQIFKTEIDAQIVEIRQERANAFTTERMKGDAGKELIRLRAAVAEQENIVASRGEKAQDPRNDPRFKALTAERDAQQKQATKHYDELQCQLYGGPGCSKKGDGELAQASRDAMNKAKKRVEELNKQIDARKKELTASDKQARATRLESATEQLKELRPQLAAAEEQQRTLQSSFNDENESLNGLLIRLRALNEVSGKDVTLNAARTLLFLLFLLIECLPVAVKLMQKPGNYEKLFEMEARKELMEARTGMRVAARPAPDGAQGRRTTRQIWDAESALDQPPPDPTVVGPPTVLDDPQEHRPGPLPEPLPEPLSESLSGPLSMPHEFGGMEDEALRGMAGTRAPAVSNAARPERTRARNLFPDDDD, encoded by the coding sequence ATGAGAAAGTTCCTAATTGTCCTATCCGGTGCCCGGCCGGAGATCCTCGAACGCTGTCCCACCGACCGCGGCAAGTTCGAGGGCATCGGCGGAGCGGTGCTCACCACCAGCGTGCTGGCCACCATCTCCATGTCCTTCGCCCTCGGCAGCGCCCTCGGTCTCAGCTACTTCGTCGCCGTCCCCGCCGGCATCCTCTGGGGCCTCGCGATCCTGAGCCTGGACCGGTGGCTCGTCGGCTCCATCCCCGCCGAAGGCCGGCGCCGGTGGCGGCTCGCCGTCCCCCGCGTCCTCATGGCCGTGCTGCTCGGCGTGGTCATCTCCACGCCCCTGGTCCTGCAGATCTTCAAGACCGAGATCGACGCGCAGATCGTCGAGATCAGGCAGGAACGTGCCAACGCCTTCACCACCGAGCGGATGAAGGGCGACGCCGGCAAGGAACTGATCCGGCTGCGCGCCGCCGTGGCCGAGCAGGAGAACATCGTCGCCTCCCGCGGCGAGAAGGCGCAGGACCCGCGCAACGACCCGCGGTTCAAGGCCCTGACCGCCGAGCGCGACGCCCAGCAGAAGCAGGCCACCAAGCACTACGACGAACTGCAGTGCCAGCTCTACGGCGGACCCGGGTGCTCCAAGAAGGGCGACGGCGAGCTCGCCCAGGCGAGCAGGGACGCCATGAACAAGGCCAAGAAGCGCGTCGAGGAGCTCAACAAGCAGATCGACGCCCGCAAGAAGGAGCTCACCGCCTCCGACAAGCAGGCCAGGGCCACCCGGCTGGAGTCGGCCACCGAGCAGCTGAAGGAGCTGCGCCCCCAGCTCGCCGCGGCCGAGGAGCAGCAGCGCACGCTGCAGAGCTCCTTCAACGACGAGAACGAGAGCCTCAACGGCCTGCTCATCCGGCTGCGCGCCCTCAACGAGGTCTCCGGCAAGGACGTCACCCTCAACGCCGCCCGCACCCTGCTCTTCCTGCTCTTCCTGCTCATCGAGTGCCTGCCGGTGGCCGTCAAGCTCATGCAGAAGCCGGGCAACTACGAGAAGCTGTTCGAGATGGAGGCCCGCAAGGAGCTGATGGAGGCCCGGACGGGGATGCGGGTCGCCGCGCGGCCCGCGCCGGACGGCGCGCAGGGCCGCCGCACCACCCGGCAGATCTGGGACGCCGAGTCCGCGCTCGACCAGCCGCCGCCGGACCCCACCGTCGTCGGCCCGCCCACCGTCCTGGACGACCCGCAGGAGCACCGGCCCGGCCCGCTGCCGGAGCCGCTGCCGGAGCCGCTGTCCGAATCGCTGTCGGGGCCGCTCAGCATGCCGCACGAGTTCGGCGGCATGGAGGACGAGGCCCTGCGCGGCATGGCGGGCACGCGGGCGCCGGCCGTCTCCAACGCCGCGCGGCCCGAGCGCACCCGCGCCCGCAACCTGTTCCCGGACGACGATGACTGA
- a CDS encoding phenylalanine--tRNA ligase subunit beta yields MKFPLSWLREYVDLPAVTAHEVADRLTAAGLKLESIESVGYDIKNVVVGEVLSIEELTGFKKPIRYCSVEVGEAAPRWIICGATNFAVGDRVVVALPGAVLPGGFEVGSRKTYGHVSDGMICSARELGVGDDHDGILILPSDSHLGADVVELLGLRDDVIEIEVTPDRGYALSIRGVAREAAAAFGVPWHDPADVEPPSSTGESHPASIADPTACDRFVLRSVTGFDPKAETPMWLQVRLIRAGMRPVSLAVDVTNYVMLELGQPLHAFDRSRLSGPIVVRRSEPGETLETLDHVVRELHPDDILITDESGAISMAGTMGGLETEISDESTDLVIEAAHFSAGGVARMSRRHNLVSEASRRFERGVDRELPVYASWRAVQLLVAFGGGTAGAGVTDVSIDVEPETITMAADHPDRVAGVTYGRDTVVRRLEQVGCTVVGAPDPTGQEGGEALPADVLEGPSGAAGTLTVTPPSWRPDLTDPNDLAEEVIRLEGYDKLPSVLPAAPAGAGLTEAQRLRRRVGRALAAAGYVETLAYPFMGARDLDALQLPADDARRRAVRLANPLSEDEPLLRTTLLPGLLKTLVRNVGRGFGDVALFESGLVYRPEAGAPEQAPVLGVERRPTAEELATITAALPRQPLRLAVVLAGERDRSGWWGGGRQASWADAIEAARVVARQAGVELTVTADRHEPWHPGRCAALHLGETLVGHAGELHPRVVEALGLPPRTCAMELELTVLEAGLTGPAQAAAVSAYPVATQDVALVVPVGARVADVEAALREGAGELLESIRLFDVYTGEQAGEGNKSLAYSLRFRAPDRTLTVEETTAARDAAVALAAERTGARLRGA; encoded by the coding sequence ATGAAGTTCCCGCTCTCCTGGCTGCGGGAGTACGTCGACCTGCCCGCCGTCACCGCCCACGAGGTCGCCGACAGGCTCACCGCGGCCGGCCTCAAGCTGGAGTCGATCGAGTCCGTCGGCTACGACATCAAGAACGTCGTCGTCGGCGAGGTGCTCTCCATCGAGGAGCTCACCGGCTTCAAGAAGCCGATCCGCTACTGCTCGGTGGAGGTCGGCGAGGCCGCGCCCCGCTGGATCATCTGCGGCGCCACCAACTTCGCGGTCGGCGACCGGGTGGTGGTGGCGCTCCCGGGCGCCGTGCTGCCCGGCGGCTTCGAGGTCGGGTCGCGCAAGACCTACGGCCACGTGTCCGACGGCATGATCTGCTCGGCGCGCGAGCTCGGCGTCGGCGACGACCACGACGGCATCCTGATCCTGCCGTCCGACAGCCACCTCGGCGCCGACGTGGTCGAGCTGCTCGGCCTGCGCGACGACGTCATCGAGATCGAGGTCACCCCCGACCGGGGGTACGCCCTGTCGATCAGAGGGGTGGCGCGCGAGGCCGCCGCCGCGTTCGGCGTGCCCTGGCACGACCCCGCCGACGTGGAGCCTCCGTCCTCCACCGGCGAGTCGCACCCGGCGTCCATCGCCGACCCCACCGCCTGCGACCGCTTCGTGCTGCGCTCGGTGACCGGGTTCGACCCCAAGGCCGAGACCCCGATGTGGCTGCAGGTCCGCCTGATCCGCGCGGGCATGCGCCCGGTGTCGCTGGCCGTGGACGTCACCAACTACGTGATGCTCGAGCTCGGCCAGCCGCTGCACGCCTTCGACCGCTCCCGGCTGAGCGGCCCCATCGTGGTGCGCAGGTCCGAGCCGGGGGAGACGCTGGAGACCCTCGACCACGTCGTGCGCGAGCTCCACCCCGATGACATCCTGATCACCGACGAGTCCGGGGCGATCTCCATGGCCGGCACCATGGGCGGCCTGGAGACCGAGATCTCCGACGAGTCCACCGACCTGGTCATCGAGGCCGCCCACTTCTCCGCGGGCGGCGTCGCGCGCATGTCGCGCCGCCACAACCTGGTCAGCGAGGCCTCGCGCCGCTTCGAGCGCGGCGTGGACCGCGAGCTGCCGGTGTACGCGTCGTGGCGCGCGGTGCAGTTGCTGGTCGCGTTCGGCGGCGGCACGGCCGGCGCCGGGGTCACCGACGTCTCGATCGACGTCGAGCCCGAGACGATCACGATGGCGGCCGACCACCCCGACCGCGTGGCGGGCGTGACCTACGGCCGTGACACGGTGGTGCGCCGCCTGGAGCAGGTCGGGTGCACGGTCGTCGGCGCCCCCGATCCCACCGGGCAGGAGGGCGGCGAGGCGCTCCCGGCCGACGTCCTGGAGGGCCCGAGCGGCGCGGCGGGCACGCTCACGGTGACGCCGCCGTCCTGGCGTCCCGACCTGACCGACCCCAACGACCTGGCGGAAGAGGTCATCCGGCTGGAGGGGTACGACAAGCTCCCCTCGGTGCTGCCGGCCGCCCCCGCCGGGGCGGGCCTCACCGAGGCGCAGCGCCTGCGCCGCCGCGTCGGCCGTGCCCTGGCCGCCGCCGGGTACGTCGAGACCCTGGCCTACCCGTTCATGGGCGCGCGCGACCTGGACGCCCTGCAGCTCCCGGCCGACGACGCGCGGCGCCGGGCCGTCCGCCTGGCCAACCCGCTCAGCGAGGACGAGCCGCTGCTGCGCACCACGCTGCTGCCGGGGCTGCTGAAGACCCTGGTCCGCAACGTCGGGCGCGGCTTCGGCGACGTCGCGCTGTTCGAGTCCGGCCTGGTCTACCGGCCCGAGGCCGGGGCGCCGGAGCAGGCCCCGGTGCTCGGCGTGGAGCGCCGTCCCACCGCGGAGGAGCTGGCCACGATCACCGCGGCGCTGCCGCGTCAGCCGCTGCGGCTGGCCGTCGTGCTGGCGGGCGAGCGTGACCGGTCCGGCTGGTGGGGCGGGGGCCGCCAGGCGTCCTGGGCCGACGCGATCGAGGCCGCCCGGGTCGTCGCCCGTCAGGCAGGCGTCGAGCTCACCGTCACCGCCGACCGGCACGAGCCGTGGCACCCGGGCCGGTGCGCCGCGCTCCACCTCGGCGAGACCCTGGTCGGCCACGCCGGCGAGCTGCACCCCCGGGTGGTCGAGGCGCTCGGGCTGCCGCCGCGCACCTGCGCGATGGAGCTGGAGCTGACGGTCCTGGAGGCGGGCCTGACCGGTCCGGCCCAGGCGGCGGCGGTGTCGGCCTACCCGGTCGCCACGCAGGACGTCGCGCTGGTCGTGCCGGTCGGCGCGCGGGTGGCCGACGTCGAGGCGGCGCTGCGCGAGGGCGCGGGCGAGCTGCTGGAGTCGATCCGGCTGTTCGACGTCTACACCGGGGAGCAGGCCGGCGAGGGCAACAAGTCCCTGGCCTACAGCCTGCGGTTCCGCGCCCCCGACCGCACGCTCACCGTCGAGGAGACCACCGCGGCGCGTGACGCCGCCGTGGCCCTGGCCGCCGAGCGCACCGGCGCCCGGCTGCGCGGAGCCTGA
- a CDS encoding penicillin acylase family protein, giving the protein MHARLRRVITAASALVIVALASPVVPVSAAVYTPDDYCLGQCADVLPPGQNGDATLAEILAHQALGTMPPHSGDQLAKYAGLISGYTGLTEDQISRFFGDASFGVPAGQVESTVSPRSDVTIVRDKATGVPHVTGTTREGTMFGAGYAGAEDRLWVMDLMRHVGRGELTSFAGGAPGNRELEQSVWRNSPYTEADLEAQITRLRDSGPPGARLYADVSQYVAGINAYIDRCMAGRNCPGEYVLTGHLDAVTNAGGPQRFTLTDVVAISGVIGGLFGGGGGAEMRSALVRVAARAKYGAAAGDQAWEAFRARNDPEATLTLHNGQSFPSGDAPAATGVVLPDAAAPVDITQNEKGSATAPVPAAARGTGVLGGLTVDNSRPGMSNAIVVSAAESATGHPIAVFGPQTGYFAPQLLMLQELSGPGVRARGAAFAGLNMYVLLGRGTDYAWSATSSGQDITDTYALELCEPGGGPVTAATSHYLYRGVCTPMETLRKTNSWKPTVADSTAAGSYDLVIQRTKYGLVTWRGTVGGKPAAFTTLRSTYRHEADSAIGFQMFNDPAQMGDAAAFTASASKIGFAFNWFFVNSTDAAYFMSGDTPVRPPAADPGLPMTADAAHEWAGFDPATNTASYTPPAAHPQTANQDYLVSWNNKQAKDYGAADGNFSFGPVHRVDLLDAPVKAALAGTGRLDRAGTVRIMADAAVTDLRGRKVLPDLLRVLTSAPVTDPSLASAVSKLSAWATSGARRLETSPGSRAYAHADAIRAFDAWWPLLVRAQFKPGLGDGLYQALVDALQVNESPSGRQQGDVSSLPTSANEAQAHKGSAFQYGWWGYVSKDLRTVLGDRVAGPLPRRYCGDGTLAGCRAVLLSSLAAALAEPAATTYPADEACAAGDQWCADAVRHSPLGGIKQQLISWQNRPTYQQAVSFPAHRGDPIGDLAAGASARASSTQLIPYYPASQAVDGNPTTRWASQASDGQWLQVDLGAPKTVSRVVLRWEAAYGAAYEIQTSSDGSAWTTAAATAGGDGGVDNLTFAPVTTRYVRMRGITRGTSYGYSLYEMEVYPR; this is encoded by the coding sequence ATGCACGCTCGTCTCCGGCGGGTGATCACCGCGGCGTCCGCGCTGGTGATCGTCGCGCTGGCCTCCCCCGTCGTCCCCGTCTCCGCCGCCGTCTACACCCCCGACGACTACTGCCTCGGCCAGTGCGCGGACGTCCTGCCGCCCGGCCAGAACGGCGACGCGACCCTCGCCGAGATCCTCGCCCACCAGGCGCTCGGCACCATGCCCCCGCACTCCGGCGACCAGCTCGCCAAGTACGCCGGCCTCATCTCCGGCTACACGGGGCTGACCGAGGACCAGATCTCGCGGTTCTTCGGCGACGCCTCCTTCGGCGTGCCCGCCGGCCAGGTCGAGAGCACCGTCAGCCCGCGCTCCGACGTGACGATCGTCAGGGACAAGGCGACCGGCGTCCCGCACGTCACCGGCACGACCCGCGAGGGGACGATGTTCGGCGCCGGGTACGCGGGCGCCGAGGACCGGCTGTGGGTCATGGACCTGATGCGGCACGTCGGCCGGGGCGAGCTGACGTCGTTCGCGGGCGGCGCCCCCGGCAACCGGGAGCTGGAGCAGAGCGTCTGGCGCAACTCCCCCTACACCGAGGCCGACCTGGAGGCCCAGATCACCCGGCTCAGGGACTCCGGCCCGCCCGGCGCCCGGCTGTACGCCGACGTGAGCCAGTACGTCGCCGGGATCAACGCCTACATCGACCGGTGCATGGCCGGCCGGAACTGCCCCGGCGAGTACGTGCTCACCGGCCACCTCGACGCGGTCACCAACGCCGGCGGGCCCCAGCGCTTCACGCTCACCGACGTGGTGGCGATCTCCGGCGTCATCGGCGGCCTCTTCGGCGGGGGCGGCGGGGCCGAGATGCGGTCGGCGCTGGTCCGCGTCGCCGCCCGCGCCAAGTACGGCGCCGCGGCCGGCGACCAGGCCTGGGAGGCGTTCCGCGCCCGCAACGACCCCGAGGCCACCCTCACCCTGCACAACGGGCAGAGCTTCCCCTCCGGCGACGCGCCCGCCGCGACCGGCGTCGTGCTGCCCGACGCCGCCGCGCCCGTCGACATCACCCAGAACGAGAAGGGCTCGGCCACCGCCCCCGTCCCCGCCGCCGCCCGCGGCACCGGCGTGCTCGGCGGCCTCACCGTCGACAACTCCCGGCCGGGCATGTCCAACGCGATCGTGGTCTCGGCCGCCGAGTCCGCCACCGGCCACCCCATCGCGGTGTTCGGACCCCAGACCGGCTACTTCGCCCCGCAACTGCTCATGCTGCAGGAGCTGTCAGGCCCCGGCGTCCGGGCGCGCGGCGCGGCGTTCGCCGGGCTCAACATGTACGTGCTGCTCGGCCGGGGCACCGACTACGCCTGGAGCGCCACCTCCAGCGGCCAGGACATCACCGACACCTACGCCCTGGAGCTGTGCGAGCCCGGCGGCGGCCCGGTCACCGCCGCCACCTCCCACTACCTGTACCGCGGCGTCTGCACGCCCATGGAGACGTTGCGCAAGACCAACTCCTGGAAGCCCACCGTCGCCGACTCCACCGCGGCCGGGTCCTACGACCTGGTCATCCAGCGCACCAAGTACGGCCTGGTCACCTGGCGCGGCACCGTGGGCGGGAAACCCGCCGCGTTCACCACCCTGCGCTCCACCTACCGGCACGAGGCCGACTCGGCCATCGGCTTCCAGATGTTCAACGACCCCGCCCAGATGGGCGACGCGGCCGCCTTCACCGCCTCCGCGTCGAAGATCGGCTTCGCGTTCAACTGGTTCTTCGTGAACTCCACCGACGCGGCGTACTTCATGTCCGGCGACACCCCGGTCCGTCCGCCCGCCGCCGACCCGGGCCTGCCGATGACCGCCGACGCCGCCCACGAGTGGGCCGGCTTCGACCCCGCCACCAACACCGCGTCCTACACCCCGCCCGCCGCCCACCCGCAGACCGCGAACCAGGATTACCTGGTGAGCTGGAACAACAAGCAGGCCAAGGACTACGGCGCCGCCGACGGCAACTTCAGCTTCGGCCCGGTCCACCGGGTGGACCTGCTGGACGCCCCGGTCAAGGCCGCGCTCGCGGGCACGGGCAGGCTGGACCGCGCGGGCACCGTGCGGATCATGGCCGACGCCGCCGTCACCGACCTGCGCGGCAGGAAGGTCCTGCCCGACCTGCTGCGCGTGCTCACCAGCGCGCCCGTCACCGACCCGTCCCTGGCCTCGGCGGTGTCCAAGCTGTCGGCCTGGGCCACCTCCGGCGCCCGGCGGCTGGAGACCTCGCCCGGCAGCAGGGCGTACGCGCACGCCGACGCGATACGCGCCTTCGACGCCTGGTGGCCGCTGCTGGTCCGGGCGCAGTTCAAGCCCGGCCTCGGCGACGGGCTGTACCAGGCGCTGGTCGACGCGCTGCAGGTCAACGAGTCGCCGTCCGGGCGCCAGCAGGGCGACGTGTCCTCGCTGCCCACCTCCGCCAACGAGGCGCAGGCCCACAAGGGCTCGGCGTTCCAGTACGGCTGGTGGGGCTATGTGAGCAAGGACCTCAGGACCGTGCTCGGCGACCGGGTCGCCGGCCCGCTCCCCCGGCGCTACTGCGGGGACGGCACGCTCGCCGGCTGCCGCGCCGTCCTGCTGAGCAGCCTGGCCGCGGCCCTCGCCGAGCCCGCCGCCACGACCTACCCCGCCGACGAGGCGTGCGCCGCGGGCGACCAGTGGTGCGCCGACGCCGTGCGGCACTCCCCGCTCGGCGGCATCAAGCAGCAGCTCATCTCCTGGCAGAACCGGCCGACCTACCAGCAGGCCGTCTCGTTCCCCGCCCACCGGGGCGACCCGATCGGCGACCTCGCCGCCGGGGCGTCCGCGCGGGCGTCCAGCACGCAGCTCATCCCCTACTACCCGGCGAGCCAGGCGGTCGACGGGAACCCCACGACGCGCTGGGCCAGTCAGGCGAGCGACGGCCAGTGGCTCCAGGTGGACCTCGGGGCGCCGAAGACGGTGTCCCGGGTCGTGCTGCGCTGGGAGGCGGCCTACGGGGCGGCGTACGAGATCCAGACCTCCTCCGACGGGTCGGCCTGGACCACGGCCGCCGCGACGGCCGGGGGCGACGGCGGCGTCGACAACCTGACCTTCGCCCCCGTGACGACCCGTTACGTCCGCATGCGCGGCATCACGCGGGGCACGTCCTACGGCTACTCGCTGTACGAGATGGAGGTCTACCCGCGCTGA
- a CDS encoding multicopper oxidase domain-containing protein — protein MRRRDLLKAGALTGGLLVGGRALTGTAQAAGQTTISLAGTDGHIILPGRAPLYVFGFVAVPATMSVNDLVATYKGKARHVSPVLDVKQGDDVYITLTNLGLVGRPDLVDSHTIHWHGFRTPTALFDGVPEVSVGVPIHRRFTYYYRPHDPGTYMYHCHFEDVEHVQMGMTGIVYVRPAQDGDPAPDPLHRTTSYAYNDGDGSTAYDRHFAILLNEIEEREHDADELIQEFIFTDYDPQYFTMNGRVYPQTVLPAGDPSLPYQPVSSLIQANPGDRVLLRLANLGYLQHAMQLPGIPLKVVGEDATLRKAPYVTNTLYMGPGEARDVLFTAPPFNPSAPVASDARGAYNTYLFKNRDFRRLTNRGAPGLGGMVTEVRVYQGSPLPAQTVVGETYA, from the coding sequence ATGAGACGAAGGGACCTTCTCAAGGCGGGAGCCCTCACGGGCGGCCTGCTCGTCGGAGGGCGGGCCCTCACCGGCACCGCCCAGGCCGCCGGGCAGACCACGATCTCCCTCGCCGGGACCGACGGCCACATCATCCTCCCCGGCCGGGCCCCGCTGTACGTGTTCGGGTTCGTCGCGGTGCCGGCGACCATGTCCGTCAACGACCTGGTCGCCACCTACAAGGGCAAGGCGCGGCATGTCTCGCCCGTCCTGGACGTCAAACAGGGCGACGACGTCTACATCACCCTCACCAACCTCGGGCTGGTCGGCCGTCCCGACCTCGTCGACTCCCACACCATCCACTGGCACGGCTTCCGCACCCCCACCGCGCTGTTCGACGGCGTGCCCGAGGTGTCGGTCGGCGTGCCGATCCACCGCCGGTTCACCTACTACTACCGCCCGCACGACCCGGGCACGTACATGTACCACTGCCACTTCGAGGACGTCGAGCACGTGCAGATGGGCATGACCGGCATCGTCTACGTCCGGCCCGCCCAGGACGGCGACCCGGCCCCGGACCCGCTGCACCGGACCACGTCCTACGCCTACAACGACGGCGACGGCTCCACCGCCTACGACCGGCACTTCGCGATCCTGCTCAACGAGATCGAGGAGCGCGAGCACGACGCCGACGAGCTGATCCAGGAGTTCATCTTCACCGACTACGACCCCCAGTACTTCACGATGAACGGCCGGGTCTACCCGCAGACCGTCCTTCCTGCGGGCGACCCCTCGCTGCCCTACCAGCCGGTCTCGTCGCTGATCCAGGCCAACCCCGGCGACCGGGTGCTGCTGCGGCTCGCCAACCTCGGATACCTGCAGCACGCGATGCAGCTCCCGGGGATCCCGCTGAAGGTCGTCGGCGAGGACGCCACGCTCCGCAAGGCGCCGTACGTCACCAACACCCTCTACATGGGCCCCGGCGAGGCGCGCGACGTGCTGTTCACCGCCCCGCCGTTCAACCCCTCCGCGCCGGTCGCCTCCGACGCCCGGGGAGCGTACAACACCTATCTGTTCAAGAACCGGGACTTCCGGCGCCTGACCAACCGCGGCGCTCCGGGACTCGGCGGCATGGTGACGGAGGTCAGGGTGTACCAGGGATCGCCGCTGCCCGCGCAGACCGTGGTGGGGGAGACCTATGCGTAG